A window of the Myxococcus fulvus genome harbors these coding sequences:
- a CDS encoding ABC transporter permease — translation MTGLVQEFRLALRRLRGSPGFTLVAVLTLALGIGANSAIFSVVDAVLLRPLPMAESERLVRLYSSDGSPGDSPSSGPDFVDFRERSRSFSGMTAVRSGEQSLASDGAAPERLRGTTSTADFFDVLGSRVALGRGFRPEDEQPGQERVVVLGHSLWKRRFNADPGVLGRSLWLGGERHTVVGVASEGFNFPLETQLWVPFVWDESLTGASTRATHSLRVYARLKPGVTLEAARADVAEVAQALAVAYPDSNGGYRATLVPLREALLGNVRPALLFLLGAVGLVLLIACANLANLLLARAVSRRGELSVRMALGASRGRILRQLLVESGVLAAMGAGLGVLLAGWLLDVLVSLSPRDIPGLAQVAIDARVVAFTGGLGLVTALLFGLLPALQASRESPAVSLREVGAKGGTRGGARARHLLIVGETALAVVLLVCGGLLLKGFHRLSDVDPGFRPDGVLSFELDLPESAYGWASTQNQRFYDELLERLRALPGVQAAGAALGVPLDGRYMVTGMWDAARPEPGPGQSWGVQVGVITPGYAEALGLRLVSGRWLTSADGAGEGQRAVLISEEAARRYWPGESPLGRTVEMGISFGLGRFGGQVVGVVGDTRNDGLEKASFPQVYVPFSQALYGKMTVVVRTKDAPLTLMSQVREEVRALDAGLPLGSVRTLEDLMGEALSRPRFYMLVTTGFALLALLLAAVGLSGVIAHAVSHRTREFGIRMALGARGVELMKLVLGQYLRLTLVGLGVGLGLALVVSRLMEGLVYGVAPWDPVTYGAVAVLLLGVALLASYVPARRATRVDPIIALRQE, via the coding sequence ATGACGGGCCTGGTCCAGGAGTTCCGCCTCGCGCTGCGCAGGTTGCGCGGCTCGCCGGGGTTCACGCTGGTGGCGGTGTTGACGCTGGCGCTCGGCATCGGCGCCAACAGCGCCATCTTCAGCGTGGTGGACGCGGTGCTGCTGCGGCCCCTGCCCATGGCGGAGTCCGAGCGGCTCGTGCGGCTGTACAGCTCGGACGGCTCGCCCGGTGACTCACCCTCGTCCGGGCCGGACTTCGTGGACTTCCGCGAACGCAGCCGCTCCTTCTCCGGGATGACGGCGGTGCGCAGCGGCGAGCAGAGCCTGGCCAGCGACGGCGCGGCGCCGGAGCGGCTGCGCGGCACCACCAGCACCGCGGACTTCTTCGACGTGCTGGGCTCGCGCGTGGCGCTCGGCCGCGGCTTCCGCCCCGAGGACGAGCAGCCGGGGCAGGAGCGGGTGGTGGTGCTCGGCCATTCGCTGTGGAAGCGCCGCTTCAACGCGGACCCGGGCGTGCTGGGCCGCTCACTCTGGCTGGGAGGTGAGCGGCACACGGTGGTGGGCGTGGCGAGCGAGGGGTTCAACTTCCCGCTGGAGACGCAGCTCTGGGTGCCCTTCGTCTGGGACGAGTCGCTCACCGGGGCCTCGACGCGCGCCACCCACAGCCTGCGTGTGTACGCGCGGCTCAAGCCGGGCGTCACCCTGGAGGCGGCCCGCGCGGACGTGGCCGAGGTGGCCCAGGCGCTCGCGGTGGCCTACCCGGATTCCAATGGCGGCTATCGCGCCACGCTCGTGCCGCTGCGCGAGGCGCTGCTGGGCAATGTCCGTCCCGCGCTCCTGTTCCTCCTGGGCGCGGTGGGGCTGGTGCTGCTCATCGCCTGCGCCAATCTCGCCAACCTGCTGCTCGCCCGCGCGGTGAGTCGCCGGGGCGAGCTGTCCGTGCGCATGGCGCTGGGGGCCAGCCGGGGCCGCATCCTGCGCCAGCTCCTGGTGGAGAGCGGCGTGCTGGCGGCGATGGGCGCGGGGCTCGGGGTGCTGCTGGCCGGGTGGCTGTTGGATGTCCTCGTGAGCCTGTCCCCGCGGGACATCCCGGGGCTCGCCCAGGTGGCCATCGACGCGCGCGTCGTCGCCTTCACGGGTGGCCTGGGGCTCGTCACCGCGCTGCTGTTCGGCCTGCTCCCCGCGCTCCAGGCGTCACGGGAGAGTCCGGCGGTGAGCCTGCGTGAGGTGGGCGCCAAGGGCGGCACGCGCGGCGGGGCTCGCGCGCGTCACCTGCTCATCGTCGGCGAGACGGCGCTGGCGGTGGTGCTGCTCGTGTGCGGCGGCCTGCTCCTCAAGGGCTTCCACCGCCTCTCCGACGTGGACCCGGGCTTCCGTCCGGACGGCGTGCTCAGCTTCGAGCTGGACCTGCCGGAGAGCGCCTACGGCTGGGCCTCCACCCAGAACCAGCGCTTCTACGACGAACTGCTGGAGCGGCTGCGCGCGCTGCCGGGAGTGCAGGCCGCGGGCGCCGCGCTGGGCGTGCCGCTGGATGGCCGCTACATGGTGACGGGGATGTGGGACGCGGCGCGGCCGGAGCCCGGGCCCGGACAGAGCTGGGGCGTGCAGGTGGGCGTCATCACCCCGGGCTACGCGGAGGCGCTCGGCCTGCGGCTGGTGTCGGGCCGGTGGCTGACGTCCGCGGACGGCGCGGGCGAGGGACAGCGCGCGGTGCTCATCAGCGAGGAGGCCGCGCGGCGCTACTGGCCCGGGGAGAGTCCACTGGGGCGCACGGTGGAGATGGGCATCAGCTTCGGCCTGGGCCGCTTCGGCGGACAGGTGGTGGGCGTGGTGGGGGACACGCGCAACGACGGGCTGGAGAAGGCCTCCTTCCCGCAGGTGTACGTGCCGTTCTCCCAGGCGCTGTACGGGAAGATGACGGTGGTGGTGCGCACGAAGGACGCGCCGCTCACGCTGATGAGCCAGGTGCGCGAGGAGGTGCGCGCCCTGGACGCGGGCCTGCCGCTGGGCAGCGTGCGCACGCTCGAGGACCTGATGGGCGAGGCGCTGTCGCGGCCGCGCTTCTACATGCTGGTGACGACGGGCTTCGCGCTCCTGGCGCTGCTGCTCGCGGCGGTGGGCCTGTCGGGCGTCATCGCCCACGCGGTGAGCCACCGCACGCGGGAGTTCGGCATCCGCATGGCGCTGGGGGCGCGCGGCGTGGAGCTCATGAAGCTGGTGCTGGGCCAGTACCTGCGGCTGACGCTGGTGGGGCTCGGCGTCGGGCTCGGGCTGGCGCTCGTCGTCAGCCGATTGATGGAGGGCCTGGTGTACGGCGTCGCGCCGTGGGACCCGGTGACGTATGGCGCGGTGGCGGTGCTGCTGCTCGGCGTGGCGCTGCTGGCCAGCTATGTGCCCGCGCGGCGCGCCACCCGGGTGGACCCCATCATCGCGCTCCGTCAGGAGTGA
- a CDS encoding glycoside hydrolase family 71 protein — protein MNLVSSRRALWLGVLVPWLSACGPTHSEPAPEPPVDTAEAQSLQAVTFIAAGSTWRYRDTGVDPGAGWTSVGYADTSWAQGPAQLGYGDGDEATVVAYGPSTSARHVTTWFRRAFTVADPSRVGNMVLRLLRDDGAIVYLNGQEVLRSNLPSGTVTASTLASTVIADSAEQAWHTVSIPSTALVAGTNVVAVEVHQSTLNSSDLSFDASLTAEVEDAPATPCFALNLPALSTLRASPKKVFAHYFSPYPLSLDNREPSVDYYARNYLQPTGENSKFAYCGGLLKQRPLPQAPRASGVDYELANFEVEVRRAAALGLDGFTYDILNHTGTHWNRLLKLLQAASNVDSGFRIVLMPDMSSTYSGTDAEALSAFVNSIGSVASHPAVYHLPDGRLLLSPYMADNRTPQWWASVLQALQARGIPSALWPVYVRPWVAATNTLDAVVPLYGTSTWGNRTLGSAAGQRTNVGTAHGMGLQWMAPVAVQDSRPKDLVYTEANNSQAYRALWDAAIQGGADWVQLITWNDYSEATEISPSSGTQWAAFDLTAYYTAWFKTGVQPTITRDALYYFHRVQSTSAAPDLTKQRAPYELRGGAAAANEVELLAFLTAPGTLEIEFAGVVQRRDVAAGIQSFRVPLQQGTPRFRLVRGGVTVASVTSAFSINNTIVYQDMLYRAGGSLTCDRSFFFP, from the coding sequence ATGAATCTCGTTTCCTCTCGCCGAGCGCTCTGGCTCGGCGTGCTCGTGCCCTGGCTGAGCGCCTGCGGTCCCACCCACTCCGAGCCTGCCCCGGAGCCCCCTGTCGACACGGCCGAGGCGCAGTCCCTCCAGGCCGTCACCTTCATCGCAGCGGGGAGCACGTGGCGCTACCGCGACACGGGCGTGGACCCGGGCGCGGGCTGGACGTCGGTGGGCTACGCGGACACATCGTGGGCGCAGGGTCCCGCGCAGTTGGGTTACGGCGATGGGGACGAGGCCACCGTCGTCGCCTATGGCCCGAGCACCAGCGCGCGCCACGTGACGACGTGGTTCCGCCGGGCCTTCACCGTCGCGGACCCGTCGCGGGTGGGCAACATGGTGCTGCGGCTGCTGCGCGATGACGGCGCCATCGTCTACCTGAATGGCCAGGAGGTGCTGCGCAGCAACCTGCCCTCGGGCACGGTGACGGCGTCGACATTGGCGAGCACCGTCATCGCCGACAGCGCCGAGCAGGCGTGGCACACCGTGAGCATTCCCAGCACCGCGCTGGTGGCGGGCACCAACGTGGTGGCGGTGGAGGTGCACCAGTCCACGCTGAACTCGTCGGACCTGAGCTTCGACGCGTCGCTCACGGCCGAGGTGGAGGACGCCCCGGCCACGCCGTGCTTCGCGTTGAACCTGCCGGCGCTGAGCACGCTGCGCGCGTCGCCGAAGAAGGTGTTCGCGCACTACTTCTCGCCCTACCCGCTCTCGCTCGACAACCGGGAGCCCTCGGTCGACTACTACGCGCGCAACTACCTGCAGCCCACCGGGGAGAACTCCAAGTTCGCGTACTGCGGCGGGCTGCTCAAGCAGCGCCCCCTGCCCCAGGCCCCGCGCGCCTCGGGCGTGGACTACGAGCTGGCGAACTTCGAGGTGGAGGTGCGGCGCGCGGCGGCGCTGGGGCTGGATGGCTTCACGTATGACATCCTCAACCACACCGGCACGCACTGGAACCGGCTGTTGAAGCTGCTCCAGGCGGCGAGCAACGTGGACAGTGGGTTTCGCATCGTCCTCATGCCGGACATGAGCTCCACGTACTCGGGCACGGACGCGGAGGCGTTGTCGGCGTTCGTGAACTCCATCGGCTCGGTGGCCTCGCACCCGGCGGTGTATCACCTGCCGGATGGGCGGCTCCTGCTCTCGCCGTACATGGCGGACAACCGCACGCCGCAGTGGTGGGCGTCGGTGCTCCAGGCGCTCCAGGCCCGGGGCATTCCCTCGGCGCTGTGGCCCGTGTACGTGCGCCCCTGGGTGGCGGCGACGAACACGCTCGACGCGGTGGTGCCGTTGTACGGGACGTCGACGTGGGGGAACCGAACGCTCGGTAGCGCGGCGGGGCAGCGCACCAACGTGGGCACCGCGCACGGCATGGGGCTCCAGTGGATGGCGCCCGTGGCGGTGCAGGACTCGCGGCCCAAGGACCTCGTCTACACGGAGGCGAACAACTCCCAGGCGTACCGGGCGCTGTGGGACGCGGCCATCCAGGGCGGCGCGGACTGGGTGCAGCTCATCACCTGGAACGACTACTCGGAGGCGACGGAGATTTCGCCCTCGTCCGGCACGCAGTGGGCGGCGTTCGATTTGACGGCCTATTACACGGCCTGGTTCAAGACAGGCGTCCAGCCGACCATCACCCGGGACGCGCTCTACTACTTCCACCGCGTGCAATCGACGAGCGCCGCGCCGGACCTGACGAAGCAGCGCGCGCCCTACGAGCTGCGGGGCGGCGCGGCGGCCGCGAACGAGGTGGAGCTGCTCGCCTTCCTCACCGCGCCCGGGACGCTCGAAATCGAGTTCGCGGGGGTCGTGCAACGTCGGGACGTGGCGGCGGGCATCCAGTCCTTCCGGGTGCCGCTGCAGCAGGGCACGCCGCGCTTCCGGCTGGTGCGAGGCGGCGTCACCGTGGCGTCGGTGACGAGCGCGTTTTCCATCAACAACACCATCGTCTACCAAGACATGCTGTA
- a CDS encoding glucosyltransferase domain-containing protein → MPAFRGSPLRTRFTTGFFRAWGTAALLFLLPWVVYGSTVSLRYGLRDDYAILREAREEPGKILRVCGAMGRPLYGWMLERTTRAAEDLDGLRGLRALAVLGLGLLAVVLYLLLRAEGWKQVPAALLAAFIPLIPSAQVVANWSICWPQAVALLASAGAFALTRQAIGTDGAWRGGARGRLLLVGGALALAASTLIYQASGPFYAVLLAAVLVTRRHEDLRAPARWLFRHVSVLGVGLGLAYVVTRVSFAVGMFTPSPRMALERHLLDKAAWFVTQVLPKALALTAIDDTDAAPAWGYWPMVGVTLGVLLLTLVVEGRRTGRAGVATWLLALVGLTGVAYCASLLAGERWPTYRTLFALAGVWSVFFFAGVVKLGEHWPRHGPRVAGAVLALLVAVSGLLAHQQSLELFAWPQLRELELMRQGAAALIPERTPRVFVLTARQTDSSAPQRYLDEFGSVSVDTEWVAKELFAFSARERFPDARVRYRFDAGPVLPQARAYDILVDMRQLRTTTSRPIQLAR, encoded by the coding sequence GTGCCGGCCTTCAGAGGTTCTCCCCTGCGGACACGCTTCACGACAGGTTTCTTCCGGGCTTGGGGTACGGCCGCCCTGCTCTTCCTGCTTCCCTGGGTCGTCTACGGAAGCACCGTCTCGCTGCGCTACGGCCTGCGGGACGACTACGCGATTCTGCGCGAGGCGCGCGAGGAGCCCGGGAAGATTCTGCGCGTCTGCGGCGCCATGGGCCGTCCGCTGTATGGCTGGATGCTGGAGCGCACCACGCGCGCGGCCGAGGACCTGGACGGGCTGCGCGGCCTGCGGGCCCTGGCGGTGCTCGGCCTGGGATTGCTCGCCGTGGTGCTCTACCTGCTCTTGCGCGCCGAGGGCTGGAAGCAGGTCCCCGCCGCGCTGCTGGCCGCATTCATCCCGCTGATTCCGTCCGCGCAGGTCGTCGCCAACTGGAGCATCTGCTGGCCGCAGGCCGTGGCCCTGCTCGCGAGCGCCGGAGCCTTCGCGCTGACGAGACAGGCCATCGGGACCGACGGCGCGTGGCGCGGCGGAGCCCGGGGACGGCTGCTCCTGGTGGGAGGCGCGCTGGCGCTGGCGGCGTCGACGCTCATCTATCAGGCCAGCGGTCCGTTCTACGCGGTGCTGCTCGCGGCGGTGCTGGTGACACGGCGACACGAGGACCTGCGCGCTCCGGCACGCTGGCTCTTCCGCCACGTGTCCGTGCTGGGCGTGGGGCTGGGGCTGGCGTACGTCGTCACGCGCGTGAGCTTCGCGGTGGGGATGTTCACCCCCTCGCCGCGCATGGCGCTGGAGCGGCACCTGCTGGACAAGGCGGCGTGGTTCGTCACCCAGGTGCTGCCCAAGGCCCTGGCGCTGACGGCCATCGACGACACGGACGCCGCGCCCGCGTGGGGCTACTGGCCCATGGTGGGGGTGACGCTGGGCGTGCTCCTGCTGACGCTCGTCGTCGAGGGGCGGCGCACGGGGCGCGCTGGTGTCGCCACGTGGCTGCTCGCGCTGGTGGGGCTGACCGGCGTCGCGTACTGCGCCAGCCTGCTCGCCGGTGAGCGCTGGCCCACCTACCGCACGCTCTTCGCGCTCGCGGGGGTGTGGAGCGTGTTCTTCTTCGCGGGCGTGGTGAAGCTGGGCGAGCACTGGCCCCGGCACGGACCGCGCGTGGCCGGCGCGGTGCTGGCGCTGCTCGTCGCGGTGAGCGGGCTGCTCGCGCATCAACAGTCGCTGGAGCTGTTCGCCTGGCCCCAGCTGCGGGAGCTGGAGCTGATGCGCCAGGGGGCCGCCGCGCTCATCCCCGAGCGCACGCCGCGCGTCTTCGTGCTCACCGCCCGACAGACGGACTCCTCCGCGCCCCAGCGCTACCTGGACGAGTTCGGCTCGGTGTCCGTCGACACGGAGTGGGTGGCCAAGGAGCTCTTCGCCTTTTCAGCCCGGGAGCGCTTCCCCGACGCGCGCGTCCGCTACCGCTTCGACGCGGGGCCGGTACTCCCCCAGGCGCGGGCCTACGACATCCTGGTCGACATGCGTCAGCTGCGGACCACCACGTCCCGGCCCATTCAGCTCGCCCGCTGA
- a CDS encoding FAD-dependent oxidoreductase, producing the protein MELDVEVAIVGGGPTGLMLAAELALAGVKVCVLERREAPVRESRALTMHPRSLEVLALRGLEAPFLERGRPLPTGHFGLLDTRLDFSGLDTTFRYTLFLPQALTEALLAEHARGLGVDIRRGHLVESLHQDEEGVVLAGSAQGTAFHCRARYAVGADGARSVVRQLAGIGFPGTEATRTSMLGDVTLEHPPSTPFLALTNTRGNAVIVPLGQGQYRAIVTDARREHTSPREPLSLEELRESLTRVAGSDFGMKEPRWLSRFGDETRLAEHYRRGRVLLAGDAAHMHYPAGGQGLNVGLQDAMNLGWKLAAVLREDAPPALLDSYHQERHPVGQSLLNNTQAQSALMGFTPEVLALRELMNGLLRLPAINQRLAEQLGGLDVAFPDAPIPAPASNTLPGWTGRRLPDWTLRLAGGGQRSLYSGLHDGHWLWLHAKPAAAPPSDWEPAPGWRPRVNALALETSTDTGALRGVDGLLVRPDGHVAWAWTASA; encoded by the coding sequence ATGGAGCTGGACGTCGAGGTGGCCATCGTCGGAGGCGGCCCCACCGGGCTGATGCTGGCGGCCGAGCTGGCGCTCGCGGGCGTGAAGGTGTGCGTCCTGGAGCGCAGGGAGGCGCCGGTGCGGGAGTCACGCGCCCTGACGATGCATCCGCGCTCCCTGGAGGTGCTGGCGCTGCGCGGCCTGGAGGCGCCCTTCCTGGAGCGCGGGCGGCCCTTGCCCACCGGGCACTTCGGCCTGCTGGACACGCGGCTCGACTTCTCCGGACTCGACACGACGTTCCGCTACACGCTGTTCCTGCCCCAGGCCCTCACCGAGGCCCTGTTGGCGGAGCACGCGCGCGGGCTCGGCGTGGACATCCGCCGGGGTCACCTCGTGGAGTCCTTGCACCAGGACGAGGAGGGCGTGGTGCTCGCGGGGAGCGCCCAGGGGACGGCGTTCCACTGCCGCGCCCGCTACGCCGTGGGGGCGGACGGCGCGCGCAGCGTCGTGCGACAGCTCGCGGGCATCGGCTTTCCGGGGACGGAGGCCACGCGCACGTCGATGCTGGGCGACGTCACGTTGGAGCACCCGCCCTCCACGCCGTTCCTCGCGCTCACCAACACGCGCGGCAACGCCGTCATCGTGCCTTTGGGACAGGGCCAGTACCGCGCCATCGTCACCGACGCCCGGCGCGAGCACACCTCGCCGCGCGAGCCGCTGTCCCTGGAGGAGCTGCGTGAGAGCCTCACGCGCGTGGCCGGCTCCGACTTCGGCATGAAGGAGCCCCGGTGGCTGTCGCGCTTCGGCGACGAGACGCGGCTGGCGGAGCACTACCGGCGAGGACGCGTGCTGCTCGCCGGAGACGCGGCGCACATGCACTACCCGGCCGGTGGACAGGGGCTCAACGTGGGCCTGCAGGACGCAATGAACCTGGGCTGGAAGCTCGCCGCCGTGCTGCGTGAGGACGCGCCGCCCGCGCTGCTGGACAGCTACCACCAGGAGCGCCACCCGGTGGGCCAGTCGCTCCTGAACAACACGCAGGCCCAGTCCGCGCTCATGGGCTTCACCCCGGAGGTCCTCGCGCTGCGCGAGCTGATGAACGGCCTGTTGCGCCTGCCCGCCATCAACCAACGGCTGGCCGAACAGCTCGGCGGACTGGATGTCGCCTTCCCCGACGCGCCCATCCCCGCGCCCGCCTCGAACACCTTGCCGGGCTGGACGGGACGCCGGCTCCCGGACTGGACGCTGCGGCTCGCGGGCGGTGGCCAGCGCTCGCTCTACTCCGGCCTCCATGACGGCCACTGGCTGTGGCTGCACGCGAAACCCGCCGCCGCGCCGCCCTCGGACTGGGAGCCCGCTCCCGGCTGGCGTCCCCGCGTCAATGCCCTGGCGCTGGAGACTTCCACCGACACTGGCGCGCTGCGGGGCGTGGACGGACTGCTCGTGCGTCCGGATGGGCATGTGGCCTGGGCGTGGACGGCCTCCGCGTGA
- a CDS encoding carbonic anhydrase — protein sequence MPSYEQLFENNRRWSAAKTKDDPQYFERLSAEQSPEYLYIGCSDSRVPANEIMGVEPGDVFVHRNVANLINNVDLNVMSVINYAVRQLSVKRIIVCGHYGCGGVRAAMQPKDLGILNPWLRNVRDVYRLHKAELDALQDAEARYARLVELNVTEQCISVIKTAAVQRSYVEKGFPTVHGWVFDMRTGLLRDLELDFPQLLRGVQEVYNLTDKDSIF from the coding sequence GTGCCCTCCTACGAACAGCTTTTCGAGAACAACCGCCGCTGGTCCGCCGCCAAGACGAAGGACGACCCGCAGTACTTCGAACGACTGTCCGCGGAACAGAGCCCCGAGTACCTCTACATCGGCTGCTCCGACAGCCGGGTGCCCGCCAACGAAATCATGGGCGTGGAGCCCGGGGACGTCTTCGTCCACCGCAACGTCGCGAACCTCATCAACAACGTCGACCTGAACGTGATGTCGGTCATCAACTACGCCGTGCGCCAGCTGTCGGTGAAGCGCATCATCGTCTGCGGCCACTACGGCTGCGGGGGCGTGCGGGCCGCCATGCAGCCCAAGGACCTGGGCATCCTCAACCCGTGGCTGCGCAACGTGCGCGACGTCTACCGCCTGCACAAGGCGGAGCTGGACGCGCTCCAGGACGCCGAGGCGCGCTATGCACGGCTGGTGGAGCTCAACGTCACCGAGCAGTGCATCAGCGTCATCAAGACGGCCGCGGTGCAGCGCTCGTACGTGGAGAAGGGCTTCCCCACCGTGCACGGCTGGGTGTTCGACATGCGCACCGGCCTGCTGAGGGACCTGGAGCTGGACTTCCCCCAGCTGCTGCGCGGCGTGCAGGAGGTCTACAACCTCACCGACAAGGACTCGATTTTCTAG